One window of bacterium genomic DNA carries:
- a CDS encoding RNA methyltransferase, with the protein MPKIYLILDNIRSLHNVGSMFRTADAFGVSKIYLCGYTGRPIGRDGRPVKEIAKTALGAEKSVPWKHERHTWRVIEMLKKEGVRIVALENNTPFRAVALTRFKPRFPVAVMLGNEVRGLSRPVLRRADAIVSIPMHGAKESLNVSIACGIALYALSNF; encoded by the coding sequence ATGCCTAAAATCTATCTCATTCTCGATAATATCCGCTCACTGCATAACGTGGGCAGTATGTTCCGTACGGCCGATGCGTTCGGCGTATCAAAAATATATCTTTGCGGGTATACGGGCCGTCCCATTGGACGGGACGGGAGACCAGTAAAAGAAATTGCAAAGACCGCACTCGGGGCAGAAAAGAGCGTGCCGTGGAAGCACGAACGCCATACCTGGAGAGTTATAGAGATGCTTAAGAAAGAGGGCGTACGGATCGTCGCGCTTGAAAATAACACACCTTTTCGCGCGGTAGCGCTTACTCGATTCAAACCCCGTTTTCCCGTAGCAGTAATGCTTGGGAACGAAGTGAGAGGTCTCTCGCGGCCGGTGCTACGCCGTGCCGACGCGATTGTCTCCATTCCCATGCATGGCGCCAAAGAGTCGCTTAACGTCTCCATTGCCTGCGGTATCGCGCTGTATGCTCTAAGCAATTTTTAG
- a CDS encoding CTP synthase, whose amino-acid sequence MPKTKFIFVVGGVVSGIGKGTSVSSIALLLKARGFRVTAVKIDPYLNVDAGTMNPTEHGEVFVTLDGLECDQDIGNYERFLDTDLSRVNYMTNGQVYLSVIERERNLGYGGKCVEVVPHIPQEVIRRLEHAARVARAEFCIVEIGGTVGEYQSLLFLESARIMQRANPGDVLTVLVSYFPIPPSIGEMKSKPTQAAIRSLNEAGLQPDIVIGRSERPIDDIRRAKVAVNSNLDIADIISAPDVASIYDIPMNFEKGGIADRILEKLHLSSKGKDLKGWRAFVAGSHKAKKKVRIGVVGKYFGVGDYSLGDSYISVIEAIKHASYAEGASPEITWVDAERFEKKKKSVSLLEAYDGIIVPGGFGGRGVEGKIQAIRFAREKKKPYLGLCYGMQLACIEFARHALGLKGAHTTEVDPKTPHPIIDILPEQKKLMEKKDYGGTMRLGGYACSLGEDTRAYKAYRVFGRERMRGSVIQERHRHRYEFTNSYLGKFAKAGMVASGINPDRNLVEIMELKNHPFFVGTQFHPELQSRPLRAHPLFRAFIKTALNH is encoded by the coding sequence ATGCCAAAAACTAAATTCATATTCGTGGTAGGCGGGGTGGTGTCCGGTATCGGGAAGGGGACGTCGGTGTCCTCTATCGCGCTTTTGCTTAAGGCGCGGGGGTTTCGCGTCACGGCCGTAAAAATTGACCCATATCTAAACGTGGATGCAGGCACCATGAATCCTACCGAACATGGTGAAGTATTTGTGACGCTTGATGGGCTTGAGTGCGACCAAGACATCGGTAATTATGAGCGGTTTTTGGATACGGACCTTTCCCGTGTGAACTATATGACCAATGGCCAGGTGTATCTCTCTGTCATCGAGCGCGAGCGGAATTTGGGATACGGGGGGAAATGCGTTGAAGTGGTCCCGCACATTCCCCAGGAGGTCATTAGGCGCCTGGAGCATGCCGCACGCGTCGCGCGCGCGGAATTCTGCATTGTGGAGATAGGTGGCACTGTCGGTGAATACCAAAGTCTGCTATTCCTTGAATCGGCGCGCATTATGCAGCGCGCAAACCCCGGCGATGTGCTTACGGTGCTTGTCTCATATTTTCCCATCCCGCCATCCATTGGCGAGATGAAATCAAAACCCACGCAAGCCGCGATCCGCTCGCTCAATGAGGCCGGACTTCAGCCCGATATCGTCATCGGCAGGTCGGAGAGGCCGATTGATGATATCCGCAGGGCGAAGGTCGCCGTTAATTCCAATCTGGACATCGCTGATATTATTTCCGCTCCAGACGTTGCTTCCATATACGACATTCCCATGAATTTTGAGAAAGGAGGCATTGCCGACCGCATTCTTGAAAAATTGCATCTCTCCTCAAAGGGAAAGGATTTGAAAGGGTGGCGCGCTTTTGTGGCGGGTAGCCATAAGGCAAAAAAGAAGGTCCGTATCGGCGTTGTAGGGAAGTATTTTGGGGTAGGAGACTATAGTCTTGGAGATTCCTATATCTCGGTCATCGAGGCCATCAAGCATGCTTCCTATGCCGAAGGGGCCAGTCCCGAGATAACCTGGGTAGATGCGGAGAGGTTCGAAAAAAAGAAAAAGAGCGTTTCTCTGCTCGAAGCGTATGACGGCATTATCGTTCCCGGAGGATTCGGCGGTCGGGGCGTGGAAGGAAAAATTCAGGCAATTCGTTTTGCCAGGGAGAAGAAAAAACCATATTTGGGGTTATGCTACGGCATGCAGCTTGCCTGCATCGAATTTGCGCGCCATGCACTGGGACTTAAAGGAGCGCATACCACCGAAGTAGATCCAAAAACCCCGCATCCCATAATCGACATACTTCCCGAGCAAAAAAAACTTATGGAGAAAAAAGATTACGGCGGCACGATGCGGTTGGGCGGATACGCGTGTTCGTTGGGCGAAGATACCAGGGCCTACAAAGCATATCGCGTATTCGGTCGCGAACGCATGCGAGGCAGCGTCATACAGGAGCGGCATCGCCACCGCTATGAATTCACGAATAGCTATCTTGGCAAGTTCGCAAAAGCGGGCATGGTCGCATCCGGCATCAATCCCGACCGGAACCTTGTGGAGATCATGGAGCTTAAAAATCACCCGTTCTTTGTGGGTACCCAGTTCCATCCCGAACTGCAGTCGCGTCCCTTGCGAGCGCATCCTCTTTTCAGGGCATTTATAAAAACCGCGCTAAATCATTGA
- a CDS encoding cohesin domain-containing protein, whose translation MKLSTRSSILLIGICLLGFSTRILFLPAQAAGATLFISPATGTSAVGVNFSVSFRLNSGGVSINAAEGNLAYEPDELEVVSISKSGSIFNIWTQEPVFSNTAGSISFGGGVPSPGFNGSSGLIFTATLRLKKSVSTTLRYVSGSVLANDGQGTNVLAASQSATFSPGVPKPKPTPVPSQVPITLPSPPLISSPTHPVNLVEHPDATLWSNNNDPEFNWRSDPDANSFSYVFNRDPSTVPDTVSEGSLTAKVYSDVEDGIWFFHIRSQNAGGWGSMVHYEVHIDATLPESFDVNIVGGRDIFDPEPEIQFGTKDITSGIDHYIVRLGSAEPRIITPAEAGHPVGLGTLSGGIHAVRVRAYDRAENHREAFAEFTIGTLEPPVITAYAKTISSDEVIFLEGKAIPNITVIVAIERVDGTQRVTREVASDADGSWTFLGKQFRGAGQWRITAQSKNAQGAVSERKAEVAFEILSSVIHIGSYTLTYASAYGMGGSVLSLLSVIVLIAFLHYRKKIKKFHKRVLKEVTEAEYAVRAGFQTLRGDVIEELHTIDALQAMRTLMPEETARREKLLRDLAFIEFQVTKEVQDIEGVLKGYSLSKEDLPPPPPPQ comes from the coding sequence ATGAAGTTATCTACGAGAAGTTCCATTCTGCTTATTGGTATATGTTTGCTTGGGTTCTCTACCCGTATACTTTTTCTGCCTGCGCAGGCCGCCGGAGCTACTCTTTTTATTTCTCCGGCTACCGGAACCTCGGCCGTTGGAGTGAATTTTTCGGTTTCCTTCAGACTTAATTCCGGTGGCGTCTCTATTAATGCCGCAGAAGGCAATCTTGCATATGAACCCGATGAGCTTGAAGTCGTCTCGATTTCAAAATCCGGGTCCATTTTTAACATCTGGACGCAAGAACCCGTTTTTTCAAATACTGCCGGCTCCATCAGTTTTGGCGGCGGCGTTCCCTCGCCCGGGTTCAACGGTTCCTCGGGTCTTATCTTTACCGCAACGCTGCGGCTCAAAAAATCTGTAAGCACGACACTCCGGTATGTATCCGGCTCAGTCCTTGCAAATGACGGGCAAGGCACAAATGTGCTTGCCGCAAGCCAGAGCGCGACATTTTCTCCGGGTGTCCCAAAGCCGAAACCAACGCCGGTTCCTTCCCAGGTTCCTATCACACTTCCTTCTCCGCCGCTCATATCCTCTCCCACTCATCCGGTAAATCTCGTTGAACATCCCGATGCGACGCTCTGGAGCAATAATAACGATCCGGAATTCAATTGGAGATCGGATCCGGATGCCAACAGTTTTTCGTATGTGTTTAACCGCGATCCCTCGACGGTTCCCGATACGGTATCGGAAGGGTCGTTGACCGCCAAAGTGTATTCTGATGTTGAAGATGGCATCTGGTTCTTCCATATTCGCTCCCAGAATGCAGGCGGATGGGGAAGCATGGTGCACTATGAAGTGCACATTGACGCAACACTCCCGGAGAGTTTCGATGTGAATATAGTGGGCGGACGAGATATTTTTGATCCGGAGCCGGAAATCCAGTTCGGTACCAAAGACATCACATCGGGCATTGACCATTACATAGTTCGACTGGGAAGCGCCGAGCCCCGCATAATAACTCCCGCCGAAGCCGGACATCCCGTTGGGCTCGGTACGCTTTCAGGGGGTATCCATGCGGTGCGGGTGCGTGCGTATGATCGTGCAGAAAACCATCGCGAGGCGTTTGCGGAATTTACTATCGGGACGCTGGAACCCCCCGTCATTACCGCATACGCGAAAACCATCTCATCGGACGAGGTCATATTTCTTGAAGGGAAAGCAATTCCGAACATCACCGTTATCGTTGCCATTGAACGTGTTGACGGCACCCAGCGAGTTACCCGCGAGGTCGCAAGTGACGCAGACGGCAGTTGGACGTTCCTGGGAAAGCAATTCCGGGGCGCGGGCCAGTGGCGCATCACGGCCCAGTCGAAGAATGCACAGGGCGCGGTCTCGGAAAGAAAAGCGGAGGTTGCTTTTGAGATCCTTTCCTCGGTAATACACATCGGCAGCTACACGCTCACCTATGCTTCCGCGTATGGCATGGGAGGAAGTGTCCTTTCGCTGTTATCGGTTATCGTTCTCATAGCCTTTCTCCACTACAGAAAAAAAATCAAGAAGTTCCACAAAAGAGTCCTTAAGGAAGTCACGGAGGCCGAGTATGCGGTGCGCGCGGGTTTTCAGACCCTGCGCGGGGATGTGATTGAAGAATTGCATACCATAGATGCCCTACAGGCCATGCGTACGCTTATGCCCGAGGAGACGGCAAGACGGGAAAAGCTTTTGAGGGATCTGGCGTTCATTGAATTTCAGGTAACCAAGGAAGTTCAGGACATTGAAGGGGTACTTAAGGGTTACTCGCTTTCCAAAGAGGATTTGCCGCCCCCACCCCCGCCGCAATAG
- a CDS encoding deoxyribonuclease IV, whose product MKIGVHISGAGGLEHIPERARKLGCETFQFFSRSPRGGKSVLSVGTARMFKESAKEFSFTHFYIHAPYFINLASQEARIWEGSVEVLRDELDRAESLGARGVITHIGSAKGMTHEEALERVIMGVRRIVQHAPSTLFLEISAGSGDIIGSTLEELKEIYDGAKGNEDASLRVMLDTAHAFASGYDIRTAKGLGALLDAYDRFFDLEHLEVVHVNDSKVDLGEKKDRHEEIGKGKLGIKAFRAFVNEKRLAHINAVLETPKDSDEDDLRNLAILRSLRN is encoded by the coding sequence ATGAAGATTGGCGTCCATATATCCGGAGCCGGAGGACTGGAACACATACCCGAGCGGGCGCGTAAGCTGGGATGCGAGACATTCCAGTTTTTTTCGCGATCGCCCCGGGGCGGCAAGTCCGTTCTTTCCGTAGGTACCGCGCGAATGTTCAAAGAGAGTGCCAAAGAGTTTAGTTTTACTCATTTTTATATCCACGCTCCCTATTTTATCAATCTTGCTTCCCAAGAAGCGCGCATCTGGGAAGGTTCTGTGGAAGTATTGCGCGATGAGCTGGATCGTGCCGAGAGTCTGGGCGCGCGCGGCGTCATCACGCACATCGGAAGTGCAAAGGGGATGACGCATGAAGAAGCATTGGAAAGGGTCATTATGGGAGTGCGAAGAATTGTGCAACATGCGCCCTCCACATTGTTTCTTGAGATATCTGCCGGTTCGGGTGATATCATCGGCTCAACCCTGGAAGAACTTAAGGAGATCTATGATGGGGCAAAAGGAAATGAGGACGCGTCATTACGTGTCATGCTGGACACCGCTCACGCGTTCGCATCAGGCTATGATATCCGAACCGCCAAGGGCCTAGGTGCATTACTGGATGCGTATGACAGGTTTTTCGACCTTGAACATCTTGAAGTTGTACACGTGAACGATTCAAAAGTGGACCTGGGAGAGAAAAAAGACAGGCATGAGGAGATAGGGAAGGGGAAGCTTGGCATTAAGGCATTCCGCGCGTTCGTGAACGAGAAGCGTCTTGCGCACATCAACGCGGTACTTGAGACGCCAAAAGATTCCGACGAGGATGACCTGCGGAATTTGGCTATACTCCGGTCGCTTAGAAACTAA
- a CDS encoding cohesin domain-containing protein, translated as MRFSSKKLLQIFLVLAVISAQFLFGSSSQAAEGASLQFSPSSGTFFLGSTFNVSLTLNTGEAAVNALEVQVKFPPDKLQVASPSIGTSFISIWVTPPSYSNTEGTLTFRGGVPNPGIITSNGVISTATFRARDTGEAELEYIVTSQVLANDGKGTNILKSRGIARFTIVIPPPEGPEVFSPTQPDPNVWYKKTDAAFFWKSGESVDGFSYALSQDPFETPDEISEGVNTSATFSNILDGIWYFHIRSHVGDVWGGVTHYLIRTDRGLPAAYTLSIIPKGPLTPLEHPLVTFFTTDETSGMDHYEVRIAKLSGEEESRSVSFFTEETSPFAFPVVEPGTYQVVVRAFDRAGNTRDSLEKIELTPPQPQRFTKDGFRVYAMIIRWTWAYLFLGLLLLLLLFLVWLLRHKHYTREEELQKNLTETEEKLLQEYQEMYQRVRTYRTAPPIDESSLPPPPPPQ; from the coding sequence ATGAGATTCTCTTCAAAAAAACTACTCCAGATTTTTCTTGTGCTCGCTGTTATCAGCGCACAGTTTTTATTCGGTTCCTCATCGCAGGCGGCCGAAGGTGCTTCATTGCAATTTTCTCCCTCAAGCGGGACATTTTTTTTGGGAAGCACTTTTAATGTGTCGCTCACGCTTAATACGGGAGAAGCGGCGGTAAACGCCCTGGAAGTGCAGGTGAAATTCCCTCCAGACAAATTACAGGTGGCAAGTCCTTCTATTGGCACGTCGTTTATCTCTATTTGGGTCACCCCCCCAAGCTACTCGAACACCGAAGGCACGCTTACGTTTCGCGGCGGGGTGCCCAATCCCGGCATTATCACTTCTAACGGCGTTATCTCTACCGCGACGTTCCGTGCAAGAGACACGGGGGAGGCGGAATTGGAGTATATTGTGACATCCCAGGTTCTTGCGAACGACGGCAAGGGCACGAATATTCTAAAAAGCCGCGGCATTGCCCGGTTTACTATTGTTATTCCCCCTCCCGAAGGACCCGAGGTGTTTTCTCCAACCCAACCGGATCCGAATGTGTGGTATAAAAAGACCGATGCGGCATTTTTTTGGAAAAGCGGAGAGAGCGTTGATGGGTTCAGCTACGCATTAAGCCAGGATCCATTCGAGACTCCCGACGAGATTTCCGAAGGCGTAAATACCTCTGCGACATTCTCGAACATTCTCGACGGCATATGGTATTTTCATATCCGTTCCCATGTCGGTGATGTGTGGGGCGGCGTGACGCATTACCTTATACGTACTGATCGGGGACTGCCCGCGGCTTACACACTCTCCATAATTCCAAAAGGACCGCTCACCCCGCTTGAACATCCGCTAGTTACGTTTTTTACTACCGATGAAACGAGCGGCATGGACCATTACGAAGTGCGCATTGCCAAATTAAGCGGGGAGGAAGAGAGTCGTTCCGTTTCGTTCTTTACCGAGGAAACAAGCCCCTTTGCGTTTCCGGTTGTTGAGCCGGGCACCTACCAGGTGGTGGTACGTGCGTTTGACCGGGCAGGCAACACGCGCGATTCGCTGGAAAAAATTGAATTAACGCCGCCCCAGCCACAGCGGTTTACCAAAGACGGTTTTCGGGTTTATGCCATGATTATCCGATGGACATGGGCGTATCTGTTTCTTGGTCTTCTTTTGCTTCTTTTGCTTTTTTTGGTGTGGCTTTTGCGCCACAAACACTATACGCGCGAGGAAGAATTGCAGAAAAATCTTACCGAAACCGAAGAGAAACTTCTGCAAGAATATCAGGAGATGTATCAGCGCGTTCGGACGTATCGGACGGCTCCTCCGATTGACGAGAGTTCTCTTCCCCCCCCGCCCCCGCCGCAATAA
- a CDS encoding cohesin domain-containing protein, producing the protein MPFLRLFFSFLLIVGVLKSAIPARGAESASLSLAPAYGAYLVGSTFEVSIFLDTHGSQINAVEVQMTYPPDILQIIKPAGGTSFIQTWFFPPTFSNKDGTLALAGGIAPGGINTSNGLITTVTFRAVAPGDAALSILKTSKVLMHDGKGTDILGSRGSAVFTIRVRPPEGPNVSSPTNPDPNRWYQNNAPLFTWQPTEGGGGYSFSLNENSEDIPLPEVLTGDLVKAYSDVKDGIQYFHIRVYKDGAWSGVTHLPVRIDSTPPLPFTPRIEYAPQLGAPPIVFFETKDAHAGVDHYAVKVIRTDETSGIEEDITPFFVETESPYKVPVSFPGKYTVVVRSFDKAGNTRDAVVNIVTPTVALLSDQGIKFKNYFIPFKVVYMFFGFLLIALFLWGVYLLRNVRAIRLRTTRDIASLSQEMQKEYLRFGEHFTHEFENKNPQQNSYQVPQGKIEEPASEAPDAPLPPPQ; encoded by the coding sequence ATGCCTTTTTTGCGTTTATTTTTCTCTTTTTTGCTTATTGTAGGGGTTTTAAAATCAGCAATTCCGGCCCGGGGGGCGGAAAGTGCCTCGTTGTCTTTGGCACCGGCATACGGCGCATATCTGGTAGGAAGCACTTTCGAAGTATCCATATTTCTTGATACCCATGGAAGCCAAATAAATGCGGTTGAGGTACAGATGACCTATCCGCCGGACATTCTACAGATTATCAAGCCCGCAGGCGGCACGTCGTTCATTCAAACATGGTTTTTCCCGCCGACATTCTCCAATAAAGATGGAACGCTGGCGCTTGCCGGCGGAATTGCGCCCGGAGGCATCAACACATCAAACGGGCTTATTACCACCGTGACCTTTCGTGCGGTAGCCCCGGGAGATGCCGCTCTTTCCATTTTAAAGACGTCAAAGGTCCTTATGCACGACGGCAAGGGGACCGATATTCTGGGTTCCCGGGGGAGTGCGGTTTTCACCATTCGCGTTCGTCCTCCGGAAGGTCCGAATGTTTCTTCGCCCACAAACCCGGATCCGAACCGATGGTATCAAAATAACGCCCCGCTTTTTACCTGGCAGCCGACAGAGGGGGGCGGCGGCTACAGTTTCTCGCTGAACGAGAACTCGGAAGACATTCCTCTGCCGGAAGTGCTTACTGGAGACCTGGTGAAAGCGTACTCCGATGTGAAAGACGGTATCCAATACTTTCATATTCGAGTTTACAAGGACGGCGCGTGGAGCGGCGTAACGCATCTTCCCGTACGGATCGATTCAACTCCACCCCTCCCGTTTACTCCGCGAATTGAGTATGCGCCGCAACTGGGCGCGCCGCCGATAGTGTTTTTTGAAACCAAAGATGCGCACGCAGGGGTAGACCACTACGCCGTCAAGGTCATTCGAACGGATGAAACAAGCGGCATTGAAGAGGACATAACGCCGTTTTTTGTGGAAACCGAAAGTCCCTATAAAGTTCCGGTGAGTTTTCCCGGAAAATACACGGTGGTGGTGCGCTCGTTCGATAAAGCGGGAAATACCCGGGATGCGGTCGTGAATATCGTTACGCCGACGGTGGCGTTACTCTCCGATCAGGGCATTAAATTCAAAAACTATTTTATTCCTTTCAAGGTGGTCTATATGTTCTTTGGGTTTTTGCTTATCGCGCTCTTCTTGTGGGGCGTGTATCTTCTGCGCAATGTCCGCGCGATACGCTTGCGCACCACGCGCGATATTGCCTCGCTCTCCCAGGAGATGCAAAAAGAATATTTGCGGTTCGGAGAGCACTTCACACACGAATTCGAGAATAAAAATCCTCAACAAAACTCGTACCAGGTGCCGCAAGGGAAGATAGAAGAACCGGCTTCCGAGGCTCCGGACGCGCCACTACCCCCGCCGCAATAA
- the tgt gene encoding tRNA guanosine(34) transglycosylase Tgt: MSITFSYKKSKSGARKGILSLPHGNTHTPFFMPIATRGAVKHVLSQELEGLGAEIILANTYHLLQRPGLAVLKKFGGLHGFMRWSRPILTDSGGYQVFSLSHKRKITEKGVRFRSEIDGKEVFLTPENVVEAQLAIGSDIIMVLDECPPYPAKHSYMEKSLERTIRWAKRAKVYFEKRMKALHPKKRPLLFGIIQGGTYKDLREKSVKEMVKIEFDGYAIGGVSVGEPRASKQKEIMWSLKYLPENKPRYLMGLGKPEEIVWAVKRGVDMFDCIIPTREARHGKLYVMKKPASIGGDFYRTINIKKEAFAKDAKPIDAHCPCVACKNFSRAYLRHLFSVNEMLGQHLATLHNLAFYLRLMQTLRRKSGN, translated from the coding sequence ATGAGTATCACCTTTTCCTATAAAAAATCCAAGAGCGGCGCCCGAAAAGGCATCTTGTCGCTCCCGCATGGCAACACACATACGCCCTTTTTTATGCCGATTGCAACCCGCGGCGCGGTAAAACATGTTCTGTCACAGGAACTGGAAGGACTTGGGGCTGAAATTATTCTTGCAAACACCTATCACCTTCTTCAGCGGCCGGGGCTTGCGGTGCTTAAAAAATTCGGCGGACTGCATGGCTTTATGCGCTGGTCGCGTCCCATTCTTACCGACAGCGGGGGATACCAAGTGTTCTCGCTTTCTCACAAAAGAAAAATAACCGAGAAAGGTGTCCGGTTCAGGTCGGAAATTGATGGGAAAGAGGTCTTTCTTACGCCGGAGAATGTTGTCGAAGCACAGCTTGCCATTGGCTCTGATATCATCATGGTTCTGGACGAATGTCCTCCATATCCTGCCAAACACTCCTACATGGAAAAATCGCTTGAACGGACCATCCGATGGGCCAAGCGCGCAAAAGTCTATTTTGAAAAAAGAATGAAAGCGCTACATCCTAAAAAACGCCCCTTGTTGTTTGGCATCATCCAAGGGGGAACATACAAAGACCTGCGCGAAAAGAGCGTAAAAGAAATGGTGAAGATTGAGTTTGACGGATACGCCATCGGCGGAGTTTCGGTCGGCGAACCAAGGGCATCCAAGCAAAAAGAGATTATGTGGTCTCTTAAATATCTCCCCGAAAACAAACCGCGATACCTCATGGGGCTTGGGAAACCCGAAGAAATCGTCTGGGCAGTGAAACGGGGCGTGGACATGTTCGACTGCATCATTCCGACCCGCGAAGCGCGGCACGGAAAACTGTATGTGATGAAAAAACCCGCCAGCATCGGGGGTGATTTTTATAGAACCATCAACATTAAAAAAGAGGCTTTCGCAAAAGACGCAAAGCCCATAGACGCACATTGCCCTTGTGTGGCATGCAAAAATTTCTCACGCGCTTATCTCCGGCATCTTTTTTCGGTCAACGAAATGCTCGGCCAGCACCTGGCAACGCTGCACAACCTCGCATTCTATTTAAGACTCATGCAAACGCTCCGGAGAAAATCTGGAAATTAG
- a CDS encoding peptidylprolyl isomerase, translated as MTSFIPVASNTVLLETSRGKIEIELYHGVAPKTVENFVKLSREGFYNGTKFHRVISDFMVQGGDPNSKDNDPSNDGQGGPGYSFADEINPRSLGLSDAQIQQLEAQGYVYDYGVQSLPVDPGYLAMANAGPNTNGSQFFIVTTKPQMHLYGRHTVFGKVVEGMDVVLKIEQGDVVKKVTVK; from the coding sequence ATGACAAGTTTTATTCCCGTTGCATCCAATACGGTTTTGCTCGAAACGTCACGAGGAAAAATTGAGATCGAGCTGTATCACGGCGTTGCTCCGAAGACAGTTGAAAATTTTGTAAAACTCTCGCGCGAGGGATTTTACAATGGAACAAAATTTCACCGGGTCATCAGCGATTTCATGGTCCAGGGCGGAGATCCAAATTCAAAAGACAATGACCCGTCCAACGACGGCCAGGGAGGGCCGGGATATAGTTTTGCGGATGAGATAAATCCCAGGTCTTTGGGGCTTTCCGATGCCCAGATCCAACAACTTGAGGCGCAAGGGTACGTATATGACTACGGCGTACAGTCTCTGCCGGTGGATCCGGGTTACCTTGCTATGGCGAATGCCGGCCCCAATACTAACGGAAGCCAATTCTTTATCGTGACCACCAAACCACAAATGCATCTCTATGGGAGACATACAGTGTTTGGGAAGGTGGTGGAGGGAATGGATGTGGTATTGAAAATTGAGCAGGGAGATGTGGTGAAGAAAGTGACGGTGAAATAG